The genomic region GGACTTCTTCCTGTAAAGATACCTGTATCAATCATTAAAGCACCAGTTGAAGATACTTTTGCACCTTCTTTTTCAATTGCAAATTTAATTAATGAATCAACATCTAAATTTCTATGAACAATTCCAACGTTTTCTAAACCTAACGAGTCTTTAATATTAGACATAATTTAACTTTCCTATTTTATTTTTATTTTATTATATTATTTAAATATTGACAAAAATATCAATAAACCTATCTTAGCTAATAACCGCTAAAGTTTGACCTTCTTCAACAGAAGAAGAAGGTTCAACTAAGATTTTAGAGATAGTACCAGAAACAGGAGCAGTAATGTCAATTTCCATTTTCATAGCTTCTAAAATCATAATTTGTTGATCTTTTTCAACTCTAT from Arcobacter lacus harbors:
- a CDS encoding acetyl-CoA carboxylase biotin carboxyl carrier protein subunit, whose product is RVEKDQQIMILEAMKMEIDITAPVSGTISKILVEPSSSVEEGQTLAVIS